Proteins co-encoded in one Kribbella solani genomic window:
- the ilvC gene encoding ketol-acid reductoisomerase — protein MFYDDNADLSVIQGRHVAVLGYGSQGHAHALSLRDSGVDVRVGLPEGSKSRAKAEAQGLRVVTPAEACEEADVIVVLAPDPAQRKLYKEAIEPNLVDGDALVFGHGFNIRFGYIKPPAGVDVFMVAPKGPGHLVRREYSEGRGVPVLVAVEQDATGKAWDLALAYAKGIGGLRAGGIKTTFTEETETDLFGEQAVLCGGVSALIQAGFETLTEAGYQPEVAYFECLHELKLIVDLIYEGGIAKQRWSVSDTAEYGDYVSGPRIIDASVKARMKEVLGDITDGTFAARFIADQDAGAPEFAEFRKQSEVHPIEAVGKDLRGLMAWVKSHDEDYVEGSAAR, from the coding sequence ATGTTCTACGACGACAACGCCGACCTGTCGGTGATCCAGGGCCGCCACGTGGCCGTTCTCGGCTACGGCTCGCAGGGCCACGCGCACGCGCTGTCGCTGCGCGACTCCGGCGTCGACGTCCGGGTCGGGCTGCCCGAGGGCTCGAAGAGCCGGGCCAAGGCCGAGGCCCAGGGCCTGCGGGTCGTCACCCCGGCCGAGGCCTGCGAGGAGGCCGACGTGATCGTCGTCCTCGCTCCGGACCCGGCGCAGCGCAAGCTGTACAAGGAGGCCATCGAGCCGAACCTGGTCGACGGCGACGCGCTGGTCTTCGGGCACGGCTTCAACATCCGGTTCGGCTACATCAAGCCGCCGGCCGGCGTGGACGTCTTCATGGTCGCGCCGAAGGGCCCGGGACACCTGGTCCGGCGCGAGTACTCCGAGGGCCGCGGCGTACCGGTGCTGGTGGCCGTCGAGCAGGACGCGACCGGCAAGGCGTGGGACCTCGCGCTCGCGTACGCGAAGGGGATCGGCGGCCTCCGCGCCGGCGGTATCAAGACCACCTTCACCGAGGAGACCGAGACCGACCTGTTCGGTGAGCAGGCGGTTCTCTGTGGTGGCGTGTCGGCGCTGATCCAGGCCGGGTTCGAGACGCTGACCGAGGCCGGGTACCAGCCCGAGGTCGCGTACTTCGAGTGCCTGCACGAGCTGAAGCTGATCGTCGACCTGATCTACGAAGGCGGCATCGCCAAGCAGCGCTGGTCGGTCTCCGACACGGCCGAGTACGGCGACTACGTGTCCGGCCCGCGGATCATCGACGCGTCGGTGAAGGCGCGGATGAAGGAGGTCCTCGGTGACATCACCGACGGCACCTTCGCGGCCCGCTTCATCGCCGACCAGGACGCCGGCGCGCCGGAGTTCGCCGAGTTCCGCAAGCAGAGCGAGGTACACCCGATCGAGGCGGTCGGCAAGGACCTCCGCGGCCTGATGGCCTGGGTGAAGTCCCACGACGAGGACTACGTCGAGGGCAGCGCCGCGCGCTGA